The Rhodopirellula halodulae DNA segment ATTGCATCGGTAGCACGCGACCCAGGCTATCTCCTTTGCTACGGCGTGAACCATTTCGATCTGATCGTCATCGACGAAGCTCACCGCAGCGTTTATCAGAAGTACCGAGCGATCTTCGAGTACTTCGATTCGTTGCTTCTGGGTTTGACCGCGACGCCGCGCGACGAGGTGGATCGTGACACCTACGGGCTATTTGGTTTGGAATCGGGGAACCCTACCTTCGCCTACGAACTTGACCAAGCGATCAGCGATGGTTTTCTGGTCGGATTCAAGGCGATTTCGGTGCCACTGAAGTTTCAGCGTGACGGCGTGAAGTACGACGAGCTGAGCGACGACGAAAAGCTCGAATACGAAGAGAAGTTCTACGATGACGAGACCGGCTCGCTGCCTGCGGCGATCGAGTCGCCAGCGGTCAACAAGTGGTTGTTCAACCAGGACACGGTTGATCGTGTTTTGAAAAAGCTGATGACGGATGGGTTGAAAGTGGGCGGTGGCGACCGCATCGGCAAGACGCTGATCTTTGCCAAAAACCACGATCACGCTGAATTCATCGTCGAACGATTCAACAAGAACTTTCCCAAGACGGCGGGCAAGACTGCCCGCGTGATCGACAACCATGTGAAGTATGCTCATACGTTAATCGACGATTTTTATATCGCGGACAAGGCCCCGCTGGTCGCCGTATCGGTCGACATGATGGACACCGGCATCGACGTGCCCGAAATCGTGAACCTGGTGTTCTTCAAGATCGTTCGCTCGAAGACGAAGTTCTGGCAAATGATCGGCCGGGGGACTCGGCTGTGCCCAGATTTGTTTGGCCCAGGAAAAGACAAGACCGAATTCTACATCTTCGATTATTGCCAAAACCTTGAGTTCTTTGGGCAGCGCCCCGACGGCTACGACGCACCACTACAAGACTCGATCAAGACCAAGATTTTTCGGCGGCGGCTGCAAGTTGCTCATCAATTGCCGGCATCCGCTCCAAGCACGGATCATGCCGCCGACGCGACGCTACGCATCGGCTCCGAGTCCGAGTGGCGTGAACTGCCCGAAGCGTTCCACACCAGCAGCGAGAAAGAACTGGGCCAGTTGACCGAGCTGCGCCACGACTTGGTCGATCAGATGCATGAAGTCGTGACCAAGCTCGATACCGACAACTTCATTGTTCGGCCTAAACGTCGCTACGTCGAAAAATTCTCCAATCGCGATAACCTCAGCAAGCTTTCGCCCGAGGACGTGCTTGATCTGGACCAGAATATCGCTCCGTTGCCGTACGAAGACGATGACGAGGAGATGGCAAGGCGTTTCGATCTGTTGATGCTCAGCATGCAGCTAGCGATCCTGGAAACCTCGCCCAGGCAGGCTCGCTATCAGCGGCAAGTCATTTCACTAATGGGGAACCTGGAGGAAAAACAAGCAATCCCAGCCGTTGCCAAAGAACTCGAGTTGATCTTGGAGTTGCAGCGAGATGAGACTTGGCAAAACATCACTTTGCCGATGTTGGAATTGGCCCGGAAGAAGCTGCGTGATCTGATCAAGTTCATCGACCGCACCGGTTCCCAGGAAACCGTCTACACCAACTTCATGGATGATGAAGGCGACGAAGTCGAGATCACCGGTTTGGTGCAAGCTGATCCAGGGCTGGCAAACTACCGGCTTCGCGTCGAGCGTTTCATTCGTGAGCATGAAACACACCCCACCATTGCACGGATCAAGAACAACCTACCGTTGCACGCCGGCGACATCGACTCACTCGAAGCCATCCTGTTTGCCGATGACGGCCCCGGAACCCGAGACGAGTTCATTGAGAGCCTATCCGGAAACTGGTATTTGCTGAAAGCCTGATAAACGCGATACTTTGAGCTCCTCGAAGCAACGGAGTGTGCGATGACCGATGGCAACCGAAAACGA contains these protein-coding regions:
- a CDS encoding DEAD/DEAH box helicase family protein; translation: MPFKKVNFGHLRRIASVARDPGYLLCYGVNHFDLIVIDEAHRSVYQKYRAIFEYFDSLLLGLTATPRDEVDRDTYGLFGLESGNPTFAYELDQAISDGFLVGFKAISVPLKFQRDGVKYDELSDDEKLEYEEKFYDDETGSLPAAIESPAVNKWLFNQDTVDRVLKKLMTDGLKVGGGDRIGKTLIFAKNHDHAEFIVERFNKNFPKTAGKTARVIDNHVKYAHTLIDDFYIADKAPLVAVSVDMMDTGIDVPEIVNLVFFKIVRSKTKFWQMIGRGTRLCPDLFGPGKDKTEFYIFDYCQNLEFFGQRPDGYDAPLQDSIKTKIFRRRLQVAHQLPASAPSTDHAADATLRIGSESEWRELPEAFHTSSEKELGQLTELRHDLVDQMHEVVTKLDTDNFIVRPKRRYVEKFSNRDNLSKLSPEDVLDLDQNIAPLPYEDDDEEMARRFDLLMLSMQLAILETSPRQARYQRQVISLMGNLEEKQAIPAVAKELELILELQRDETWQNITLPMLELARKKLRDLIKFIDRTGSQETVYTNFMDDEGDEVEITGLVQADPGLANYRLRVERFIREHETHPTIARIKNNLPLHAGDIDSLEAILFADDGPGTRDEFIESLSGNWYLLKA